A section of the Pygocentrus nattereri isolate fPygNat1 chromosome 18, fPygNat1.pri, whole genome shotgun sequence genome encodes:
- the LOC108439232 gene encoding olfactory receptor 1-like isoform X2 yields the protein MTSITNSANTTFIRPSAFYISGLSNMPHAKYYYMFLCFVYAVTVVGNSFIMGTIYLARTLHTAKYIAVFNLALSDVFGSSASIPKYADMFLREDQYIPYEDCLASMFFVFFFMTMQSYTLLALAFDRVIAICFPLRYHAIVTKTTMTLIIGVIWLVSVSIVAARVALTTRLSFCRSTTVNSYFCDHGPMFRLACNDNSPNYMMAYVNVAIVLCLPLMLIAISYICIGFALCKISHGADRIKAMKTCTSHIILVAMFYLPITSVYITALTTYLHPNTRIMNSVLTQTIPPMLNPIIYSLKTEEVLQSIKVLYKRMKVNFAMQDPVKNIVKN from the exons ATGACTTCCATTACAAACTCAGCT AATACTACATTCATTCGCCCATCTGCATTTTACATCAGTGGACTGTCCAACATGCCGCATGCAAAGTATTACTAtatgtttttgtgctttgtgtATGCTGTGACTGTTGTAGGGAATTCTTTTATAATGGGTACTATATACCTGGCACGTACTCTGCACACAGCAAAGTATATAGCTGTCTTTAATTTGGCCTTGTCTGATGTGTTTGGAAGTTCTGCTAGTATTCCGAAATATGCAGACATGTTTCTGCGTGAGGACCAGTACATACCTTATGAAGACTGTCTGGcaagcatgttttttgtttttttttttatgaccaTGCAGTCATACACTCTGCTTGCTTTGGCCTTTGACAGAGTAATTGCTATATGTTTTCCTCTGAGGTATCATGCTATTGTCACTAAAACCACAATGACTCTGATCATTGGTGTTATTTGGCTTGTCTCTGTATCTATCGTTGCCGCTCGTGTAGCTCTGACTACCAGACTGTCCTTCTGTAGATCTACCACAGTTAATAGCTATTTCTGCGATCATGGTCCAATGTTTAGACTAGCTTGTAATGATAATTCTCCTAATTACATGATGGCCTATGTTAATGTTGCTATTGTGCTTTGCCTTCCATTGATGCTAATAGCTATCTCTTATATTTGTATTGGTTTTGCTCTTTGTAAGATCTCACATGGTGCTGATCGAATCAAGGCTATGAAAACCTGCACTTCCCACATCATATTAGTGGCCATGTTTTATCTACCAATCACTAGTGTTTATATTACTGCTCTTACGACATACCTACATCCAAATACTAGAATAATGAACTCTGTCCTAACACAAACAATTCCACCCATGTTAAACCCGATTATATATTCTCTGAAGACAGAGGAAGTATTGCAGTCTATTAAAGTACTCTACAAACGAATGAAGGTGAACTTTGCAATGCAAGATCCTGTGAAAAACATTGTGAAGaattaa
- the LOC108439232 gene encoding olfactory receptor 1496-like isoform X1, translating into MTTMAALENTTFIRPSAFYISGLSNMPHAKYYYMFLCFVYAVTVVGNSFIMGTIYLARTLHTAKYIAVFNLALSDVFGSSASIPKYADMFLREDQYIPYEDCLASMFFVFFFMTMQSYTLLALAFDRVIAICFPLRYHAIVTKTTMTLIIGVIWLVSVSIVAARVALTTRLSFCRSTTVNSYFCDHGPMFRLACNDNSPNYMMAYVNVAIVLCLPLMLIAISYICIGFALCKISHGADRIKAMKTCTSHIILVAMFYLPITSVYITALTTYLHPNTRIMNSVLTQTIPPMLNPIIYSLKTEEVLQSIKVLYKRMKVNFAMQDPVKNIVKN; encoded by the coding sequence ATGACTACCATGGCAGCCCTTGAGAATACTACATTCATTCGCCCATCTGCATTTTACATCAGTGGACTGTCCAACATGCCGCATGCAAAGTATTACTAtatgtttttgtgctttgtgtATGCTGTGACTGTTGTAGGGAATTCTTTTATAATGGGTACTATATACCTGGCACGTACTCTGCACACAGCAAAGTATATAGCTGTCTTTAATTTGGCCTTGTCTGATGTGTTTGGAAGTTCTGCTAGTATTCCGAAATATGCAGACATGTTTCTGCGTGAGGACCAGTACATACCTTATGAAGACTGTCTGGcaagcatgttttttgtttttttttttatgaccaTGCAGTCATACACTCTGCTTGCTTTGGCCTTTGACAGAGTAATTGCTATATGTTTTCCTCTGAGGTATCATGCTATTGTCACTAAAACCACAATGACTCTGATCATTGGTGTTATTTGGCTTGTCTCTGTATCTATCGTTGCCGCTCGTGTAGCTCTGACTACCAGACTGTCCTTCTGTAGATCTACCACAGTTAATAGCTATTTCTGCGATCATGGTCCAATGTTTAGACTAGCTTGTAATGATAATTCTCCTAATTACATGATGGCCTATGTTAATGTTGCTATTGTGCTTTGCCTTCCATTGATGCTAATAGCTATCTCTTATATTTGTATTGGTTTTGCTCTTTGTAAGATCTCACATGGTGCTGATCGAATCAAGGCTATGAAAACCTGCACTTCCCACATCATATTAGTGGCCATGTTTTATCTACCAATCACTAGTGTTTATATTACTGCTCTTACGACATACCTACATCCAAATACTAGAATAATGAACTCTGTCCTAACACAAACAATTCCACCCATGTTAAACCCGATTATATATTCTCTGAAGACAGAGGAAGTATTGCAGTCTATTAAAGTACTCTACAAACGAATGAAGGTGAACTTTGCAATGCAAGATCCTGTGAAAAACATTGTGAAGaattaa
- the LOC108439231 gene encoding olfactory receptor 1E1-like: protein SLFLSMYAVTVLGNSFIIGTIYLARTLHTAKYIAVFNLAFTDLCGSSAIIPKYANMFLSENQYIPYEDCLASMFFVFVFMTMQSFTLLALCFDRVIAICFPLRYHAIVTKNIMTLIIGVMWLVSVFLVSIRIALIARLSICGSTTVNSYFCDHGPVYRLACNDNSPNHMMSYVNISVVFCFPLLLIALSYVCIGVALSKISQGADRMKAMKTCTSHLLLVAMYYLPIISIYITAHTTDINPNTRIINSVLTQTIPPMLNPIIYTLKTEEFSGW, encoded by the exons tctctctttctttcca TGTACGCTGTAACTGTTTTGGGAAATTCATTTATAATAGGCACTATATACCTAGCACGAACTCTGCACACAGCAAAGTACATAGCTGTGTTTAACTTGGCCTTCACTGATCTCTGTGGAAGCTCTGCTATTATTCCAAAGTATGCAAACATGTTTCTGAGTGAGAACCAGTACATACCTTATGAAGACTGTCTGGcaagcatgttttttgtttttgtttttatgaccATGCAGTCCTTTACTCTGCTTGCTTTATGCTTTGACAGAGTAATTGCTATATGTTTTCCTCTGAGGTATCATGCTATTGTCACCAAAAACATAATGACTCTGATCATTGGCGTTATGTGGCTTGTCTCTGTATTTCTTGTTTCTATCCGTATAGCTTTGATTGCCAGACTGTCCATCTGTGGATCTACTACAGTTAATAGTTATTTCTGTGATCATGGCCCTGTCTACAGACTAGCCTGTAATGATAATTCTCCTAACCACATGATGTCCTATGTCaatatttctgttgttttttgctTTCCATTGCTACTAATAGCTCTCTCCTATGTTTGTATTGGTGTTGCTTTGAGTAAGATCTCACAGGGTGCTGATCGAATGAAAGCTATGAAAACCTGCACTTCCCATCTCTTATTAGTGGCCATGTATTATCTTCCCATCATTAGCATTTATATTACTGCTCATACAACAGACATAAATCCAAATACTAGAATAATCAACTCAGTCCTAACACAAACAATTCCACCTATGTTAAACCCCATCATATATACTCTGAAGACAGAGGAG TTTTCTGGCTGGTAG